The genomic DNA TCCCCAAGCACAAAGTCAACTTAGACAAAGCGTACCAGGGTTCAGAAGCTCCCCAAGTACAAAATCATTTTTGACTGAGAATTTCAGGGCTCCAGGAGCTACCCAAGTACAAAGTCATCTTCGACTGAGCATGTCAGGGTTCAGGAGCTACCCAAGTACAAAGTCATCTTGGGCAGCGCATGTCAGGGTTCAGGAGCTACCCAAGCACAAAGTCATCTTGAACTGAGCACGTCAGTTTTCAAAAGCTACCCAAGCACCAAGTCATCTTGGACGGAGCATGCCAGGGTTCAGGAACTCCCCAAGCACAAAGTCATCTTGGATAGAGCATGCCAGGGTTCAGGAGCACCCTAAGGACAAAGTCATCTTGAACAGAGCGTGCCAGAGTTCAAGAGCTTACCAGGTACAAAGTCAACTTGGACAGAGCATGCCAGGGTTCAGGAGCTCTGCAAGCACAAAGGCATCTTGGACAAAGCTTACCAGAGTTTAGAAGCTTCCCAAGCACAAAGTCATCTTGGACAGAGTGTGCCAGAGCTGAGGAGCCCCCCAAGCACAAAGTCATCTTGGACAGTGTGTGCCAGGGTTCAGGCGCTTCCCAAGCACAAAGTCACCATGGACAGAACTTGCCAGGGTTTAGGAGCTCCCCAAGTCCAATTTCGAGTAAGTTATTTTCAAACATGTATTGTGAATTTATATATTGCATCCTATTTGAATACATGTTTTAGAAGACTTATTTATGAAAATTGTGTTAAGAAAACCTTTTGTTGTTCATAACAATCAATCAAAaccctttattctttttttttttttttttttaataggaatataGAGACTTTTTATTAGAAAGTGCAAACTATTACTGACTGTAGACataaaatttgaaaaacaaaacacattatttCAAACTAAACAGTAACATCACCAACCTGAAGGAAGTgaagctttattattattatactaattTACCACTTCACTGCCAACAAACTATAAAGAGGCTCAttcatcagtgtgtgtgtgtgtagtcagAACGGTCTCAAAACGCCCCACCGCAATCAGATTCTTCCCTTCATGCTCCACCAGGACAGTCTGCTTGTCCCTAGGAACCAatcagattttccaaaaccatTATGAAGCATAAATGGAAGAATAAGGTTGCTATAGGTGGCAACAGTCTGAGGCACACTGATAAATAGGACCTCAGTTAAGGTTTCTCCATGGCAGCGCCAAGCACAAGGTAGAGTGCAGTGATTGGTAAAGGCTCCCAAATGCTTGTAAACACGGTATGAAGGTTCAAGATACGACTTTGATCAGCGTCTGTGCTGCAGTCTGGCGACAGGCCTCGATTTCAAGTGTGTGTTCTCGTGACAACCAACCAGACGCTTGTTTTATCTAACctgcaccagaaaaaaaaaaaaagaagacggaTGCTGGTTGGCTGGAGAACACACTGAGTGTAGTGTgaagagaaaaaaacataaaacaggaACTGCATATTATAGGAAACTGGAGTTCTTCATGCTCTGGGGTGTGAACAAAGCAGTAGCCCATCCGACTCCTGCCAGATACAAGTTCAAGAAAAGACAAATCAAAGACAGTGAAGTTGAAAAAAAACTCAGCTTCACAGCCCCTGAACTACCGGTAGTATCTAGTCTGATTTAAAGAATGGTTGCTGCTGTGGTAGGTGGGACTGAAGCCACCTCTTCCCTACATAAAAGCAATTGAGAGTCCCTGACAGGAGGGGAATTAAAAGGCCATTGATGACCACATCTACTTTGAAATTGCACAAAAAGTTTTATCTATGAAAATGGAGGCAAAAGTGGTGCTATTACCCACAGCAACCaaatttccaatttaaaaaaaaaggactgttTGCTACAGTCAACAGCTCTATTTTGCTTTCATAAATAGGCCTCAAAACCTGTTGAGATGACCAAAAATAAGCTAGCTTATTCACAGAAGTAAATGATAAAGAACCCAGAGGCTACTGCTAAAAATAAATATGCGGTGCAAGCAGTAAATGgaacaaccaatcagattccaatgCCATTTAAATAGTGCAGGTGAGAAAAGGACAGAAGAACCTTATTGGCTGCCATAGACTTTTGATGGACCCAGTGACTAATACAGCTGTTGGTTTTGTCCTCCTGTGTAGCCTGTGAGGAAATAACCCACTTAGAGGCCTGTGCCATATAGTACACGCTTCAACTGGAATATGTACATCTATATTTTATATACTGAAAGAGGAATACATAGGTGAGCACACAAGATGTAACGTGTAAGATCTGTATGTAGATTTCAGAATCTGTATAAATATAGCCACATGACATACTGACTACATATTATACACGGATATCACTGCAGTTCAGATGAATTGTTGCATTCTATAGTATGGATACAGCAGAGTAATATTAAAAGCAGAGTGCCATAATTTAACTGCACTTTATGAGAACTGAGCTAGTTGTGCCACTACAGAGAGCAGTTCAGGACTAACAAACCAATATATGTGACATTTGTGGGATCCTCACATAATAGATGGCTACACTGTACTGAAAGCTGGCATATTACAGAGATAGAAGGCATCTGTTTGACAGGAGAATCAATGTATACCAATGCAGGGAAGGAACGGAGTCCAATATTTATAGAGTGTAGGCATTTGAGGCCAAAGCAGCTATAAGACGCCGTGATCCGGGAGTCCTCAATGATGGGCAGTCTGACTTGGATTAGCCAGATGCGGGGGCTTTGTACTGAAAAGAAAACTAGTTGTCATTTCATAATCAGGCTGAACTTAAGCACCGGCTCTGTTCAGTTTCTTTATCCGAATGCGCATTCCAGGCTTTAGGCGTTagaaagagaaagggggggagaaagagagacatGGCGTCCTTTTCTgtatcccctccccctttcttcccgGGTATGTGTACACCCAACGCAGACAGGTGTTCAGTCTATGTACATGTGACATCTACACAGCAGCCCAGTTCTCCAATTCTCAcatgtcatcatcatcctcctcttgcTTCTTCTTGGCTGGCTTTGCAGGCAGAGAAGCTGCAGGCACATTTGGGAGCGGCACAGTTTCTGGACCATGAACCTCCAAAAGATTCTTATCTAGTTCTTCTTGTTCTAATTCTTCCAATTCTGCCAAGAGTTCATCCTCATCAAACTCCTCTCCAAAACCAATGGGTTTGGAAATGGCATCTGAGATTTCATGTGCCACCTCATGCTGGTCAGCGATGTCCTGCATTAGTTCATCAACCTTATCAATATCCATGTTATCGTGAGCGGCCTTCATAGCTTTAGCTGCATATCCCATGTTCTTGAGGACTTCAGTGTTTGTGTTGGCATTTTCTAAGGCTTCCCTCTGGAATTCGATAGTAGACAGCGTTCCGTCAATCTGTGCCAATTGTTTCTCATACCGCTTCTTCCGTTTCAGTGCCAGAAGAGCAACTCTCTTGTTCTTGGTGCCGTGTTTCCTGGCGGCGGTCAGCTCCTGCTCGATCTTCTTCTCCAGGAACTCTTGCTTCTTGGTGAGCATCTCCTCGGTGTCCCGCAGCTTCTGGATGGCCTCTTGGGGGCTCGGGCCTTTGGAGCCCTTACCCCCGGTGCCGAACAGCTTCCCAAACATCGACATCTCCCCCCCCGGTGTGTCCGCACTGCCGAGCCGCCCTCACTTGTGTGACCGacctactccttcctccactcaaaACCCTTTATTCTTATTCAACTATGCATTGCAGAATGCCGTAGCCGTAAACAGAACGTCCCAGGGTTCAGAAGCTCCCCAAGTACAAAGTCATCTTGGACTGAGAATTTCAGGGTTCCAGGAGCTACCCAAGTACAAAGTCATCTTGGACTTAGCATGTCAGGGTTCAGAAGCTCCCCAAGCACAAAGTCAACTTGGACAAAGTGTGAAAGGGTTCAGAAGCTCCCCAAGTACAAAATCATTTTGGACTGAGAATTTCAGGGTTCCAGGAACTCCCCAAGCACAAAGTCATCTTGGACAGAGCATGCCAGGGTTCAGGAGCTCTCTAAGGACAAAGTCATCTTGAACAGAGCGTGCCAGGGTTCAAGAGCGTACCAGGTACAAAGTCAACTTGGACAGAGCATGCCAGGGTTCAGGAGCTCTGCAAGCACGAAGGCATCTTTGACAGAGCTTGCCAGAGTTTAGAAGCTTCCCAAGCACAAAGTCATCTTGGACAGAGCATGCCAGGGTTCAGGAGCTCTCTAAGGACAAAGTCATCTTGAACAGAGCGTGCCAGGGTTCAAGAGCGTACCAGGTACAAAGTCAACTTGGACAGAGCATGCCAGGGTTCAGGAGCTCTGCAAGCACGAAGGCATCTTTGACAGAGCTTGCCAGAGTTTAGAAGCTTCCCAAGCACAAAGTCATCTTGGACAGAGTGTGCCAGGGTTCAGGCGCTCCCCAAGCACAAAGTCACCATGGACAGAACATGCCAGGGTTCAAGAGCTCCCCAAGTACAAAGTCATCTTGGACTGAGCGTGCCAGGGTTCAGGAGCTCCCCAAGCACAAAGTAATCTTGGACAGAGCATGCCAGGGTCCAGGAGCTCCCCAAGCATATAGTGATCTTGGACAGAGTATGCCAGAGTTTAGGAGCTACCCAAGTACAAAGTCATCTTGGACTGAGCATGTCAGGGTTCAGGAGCTACCCAAACACAAAGTCATCTTGAACAGAGCGTGCCAGGGTTCAAGAGCTTACCAGGTACAAAGTCAACTTGAACAGTGTATGCCAGGGTTCAGATGCTCCGCAAGCACAAAGGCATCTTGAACAGAGCTTCCCGGGGTTCAGAAGCTTCTCAAGCACAAAGTCATATTGGAAATAGCGTGCCAGGGTTCAGGAGCTACCCAAGAACAAAGCTATCTTGGACAGACCATGTCAGGGCTCAGGCGCCCCCCAAGCACAAAGTCATCTTGGACAGAGTGTGTCAGGGTTCAGGAGCTCCACAAACACAAAGTCATCTTGGACAGAGTGTGTCAGGGTTCAGGAGCTCCCCCAAGTACAAAGTCATCTTGGACTGAGCGTGCCAGGGTTCAGGAGCTCCACAAACACAAAGTTATCTTAGACAGAGCATGCCAGGGTGTTGGAGCTCCCCAAGCACACACTATGGATAATAGgatgaaaagtgtttttttttcttattcaatttaAAGTCTCCAATCCATTTAAAACAAATAACAACACTATCAAAAGCAAAAGATATCTTACCTTTGAAAATGAAATGGTAGTGTTTTTCAAGTtccttaaagtggaaataaactccaCTGCCAGTGCAAAGCATATTTACACATTTTGACAGACTTACTGTACCTGTCAAATCACCCCTCCAGTGATATGATGGCTGTGATCTCCTTTGTAGTTTCATAGCTGCCAGTGACATGTTTGCCCAGTCAGGCATGCGCAGGGGTTGTGCCGGGTAGGGCACACCATAATCATCAGGGCTGCCAATGAGGCTACAGTTGCTCCGCCTTTCTGATGTcttctcagccaatgggaacagcaCTGTACCTGCCCATCTTCCCCAGCACACCTTATTTGATTTTACAAAAGGAGGGGCTGGCAGCTGGAGCAGGTGGGAGAGGGAAGAGTAAACACAGCCTACAGTGTGGGACGGACTTCAGCCTACCAGGAGAAGGTAATCTGGGCTGAGCACATGTAGTCTTAGTAGTGGCTTGTAGTGGCTTGTAGTGGCTTGTAGTGGCTTAGCCTAGTGGGGGATGCCAGCACCTCCTGTCGTAAAAGGCATGCTGGGAAAGATGGGCAGGTACAGTGCTGTTCCCATCGACTGAGGAGGCAACAGAAAGGCAGAGCAACTGTAGCCTTGTTGGTAGCCCTGGTgactagggtgtgcccaggcacagtcgacacaccccctgcgcacagcctcctcctcttctgtatgaCCACCTCATGTGTCTGTGAGCttctggggcactacaagtcccagcatgccaggagagtTGAGGCAGCAGCAATGTGTTAGATCAGGCTGATTTTTCATGAAAATTTTTTGATCAAAAGTGCTGGTTTGTGTGTGcagtaggctgtgcacacctatggccagCGGTATCTGCATGAGCAATCGAGATCTTGATACTGCTGACCAGTAATGCTTCTTTTGAGTCTATTCAAGTGTCTCATTTTTAACTGAAGTCCTGATAAAGGGGGAGTTCCTTTGAGCTCCCAAAAACTTTGGCTGTCTTTTAGCACAATaccgatgtagcaccctgatgtctaggcagggCGGCTCCTAAATTTacttgccaggtatagttgccttggccgattgttaggatcaattgatttcaccctatgtctggaattgctgcacttttctcttctgtcactaggaaGAAGGGGACTTGGTGGCATTAGAGAAGAAAAGggcaatgcaaggacagattaggagtatatgaggtatctcagccaatgagcaggggttttcttaaatcccttggcctgctgggagaacctatatatttgggtggagtcaggtactcggggttctgtgccacttggacggctgtctgggtggacgtgtgttgtgctgccccgggctgctaggccggagtttgggcctatcccgggacatctggctgccaggctgtctgagggcctattcagaagcaagagagcagcaaagggttgggattgcggcttgcagtccaagcagaagtgatggttctgctggccgaAGAACCGGTCGTGGTCAGGGGTAGaggagaagctgtcgccactaagagaccaaccaccttattaccagggaccacagtgagtagctgaagcatgtaccacagcaggtgccaagccagggacccagccagccgaggtgacgtttgcagagcagtcttgtgtgccacgccagggaccaagcaggccagtagggtgatgcttgaggagtatcttgagtgccaagctaaggaccaagcgggggtgacgcttaaggaagatACTGAGTGTGAAGATCggaggagctcaggggatccagcggcAGTGGATCAGcaatctagtgagagagactgggagctcagttgagtgaagaaccacaagaagtgattgtagaggaagtaaagaaATGTGTTACaaatttgtgttagaaactgttaaaagactgttgccataggagactgcTATCCTACATATGCAGAGGTGGTGtcctgctggatgcctttccctgcatggctgtctacctctagaagtctctgagtctgctaattaacattacaaccacttaagggtgtcctgaccctaaccctctctccctcagttctgttcaagagaaaataaatctctttgcattcaagaagtgtctggcgcccattaatccatcttgcactacacccaccatgccttgcaacccactctctACAGAAggttgtcagctgtccctaactctagatgttctcattagaccgaaggggACCTTGCTACACCAATAAATGGATTTGGACTCTTTTATCTTTaggtctggtgctccttccatttttatttctggtaacctgctggggtacccactgtcatctgtcatgaACAGTCTAACCTGAGCCAGTGGCCTCTTCAAATGTTTTTGCCCTCTCACTACTTTGTATAAACTTATATCAAAGTCCCAACGCCTCTTTTTTTCATTGGAGTCTACCATTTAGAGaaagtcttgtatttttttaaagaatataaGGAGTTTCTACTTCAGTTCTACCCGACTTtaggcagg from Aquarana catesbeiana isolate 2022-GZ linkage group LG04, ASM4218655v1, whole genome shotgun sequence includes the following:
- the LOC141140998 gene encoding charged multivesicular body protein 4b-like codes for the protein MSMFGKLFGTGGKGSKGPSPQEAIQKLRDTEEMLTKKQEFLEKKIEQELTAARKHGTKNKRVALLALKRKKRYEKQLAQIDGTLSTIEFQREALENANTNTEVLKNMGYAAKAMKAAHDNMDIDKVDELMQDIADQHEVAHEISDAISKPIGFGEEFDEDELLAELEELEQEELDKNLLEVHGPETVPLPNVPAASLPAKPAKKKQEEDDDDM